One Roseomonas gilardii subsp. gilardii genomic region harbors:
- the nikR gene encoding nickel-responsive transcriptional regulator NikR, producing MQRITITLDDALLGEIDALGYGNRSEALRDLLRAGLRQRVGDGAVNGRCAAALAYVYDHHRRDLPDRLTNIFHDHHDLSVAMLHVHLDHHACLEVAVLKGEVQQVRQVADAVTAERGVQHGNLLVMRACGD from the coding sequence ATGCAGAGGATCACCATCACCCTCGACGATGCGTTGCTGGGGGAGATCGACGCACTCGGCTATGGCAACCGCTCCGAGGCGCTACGTGACCTCCTGCGCGCCGGCCTACGCCAACGGGTCGGCGATGGCGCCGTGAACGGGCGCTGTGCCGCAGCGCTGGCCTATGTCTATGACCATCACCGGCGCGATCTGCCGGACCGGCTGACCAACATCTTCCACGACCACCACGACCTCTCCGTCGCCATGCTGCACGTCCACCTCGACCATCATGCCTGTCTGGAAGTCGCGGTGCTGAAGGGGGAGGTCCAGCAGGTCCGGCAGGTCGCGGACGCGGTCACCGCTGAGCGTGGGGTGCAGCATGGCAACCTGCTTGTGATGCGTGCCTGCGGCGATTGA
- the nikA gene encoding nickel ABC transporter substrate-binding protein has protein sequence MLRRNLLTAASVFGLSLGLPGLKPVSPARAELPGRLTFSWPSNAGPLHPHLYSPNQMYAQAMLYEPLVRYVEGGHVAPALATAWQQEADGRSWTFHLRPGVVFSDGTPFDAAAVVANVKAVLENRGRHAWLELVAQIEGVEAIDPGTVRLHLRGPYYPTLLELALIRPLRFASPAALRPDGSLAAPIGTGPWRLAETLRGQHDRFLRNETYWGTKPALREVLVRVLGDANTRALALETGEIDLAYGTDQLDADTFRRFAADRRFRTAISPPLATRLLAVNSGRFPTDDPAVRQAIAKGVDRAALVRHVLLDMEPAAETLFAGNFPYTGLGLRAPAFDPAMAARELEAAGWTLPSGGHVRMKDGRALSLDLCFTGSDILQKTLAEAVQGDLARLGIAVRLIGEDESSFLGRQKSGEFGMIFGDTWGAPYDPHAFLASMRQPAHADYQAQSGLPMKAEIDRRIGAVLTTTDEAARAAEYRWLLTTLHEQGVYFPISFLTNKLVQRSTLAHMPFGDTRYEIPFDQIGQGT, from the coding sequence ATGCTGCGCCGCAATTTGCTGACCGCTGCTTCCGTATTCGGTCTCTCGCTCGGCCTTCCAGGGCTGAAGCCGGTTTCGCCAGCGCGAGCCGAGCTTCCGGGCCGTCTGACCTTCTCCTGGCCCAGCAATGCCGGGCCGTTGCACCCACATCTTTACTCGCCCAACCAGATGTATGCCCAGGCCATGCTCTACGAGCCTCTGGTCCGCTATGTCGAAGGCGGCCATGTGGCCCCGGCTCTCGCCACCGCCTGGCAGCAGGAGGCGGATGGTCGCTCCTGGACCTTCCACCTGCGTCCCGGCGTGGTTTTCTCCGACGGCACGCCCTTCGACGCCGCCGCGGTGGTGGCCAATGTGAAGGCCGTGCTGGAAAATCGCGGGCGCCATGCCTGGCTGGAACTCGTGGCCCAGATCGAGGGCGTGGAGGCGATCGACCCGGGCACGGTGCGGCTGCACCTGCGAGGCCCTTACTATCCTACCCTGCTGGAGCTGGCGTTGATCCGGCCGCTTCGCTTCGCTTCGCCGGCGGCGCTGCGCCCGGACGGCAGCCTGGCTGCTCCCATCGGTACCGGCCCCTGGCGGCTGGCGGAAACGCTGCGGGGGCAGCACGACCGCTTCCTCCGCAACGAAACCTACTGGGGCACGAAGCCAGCCCTGCGCGAGGTTCTGGTCCGTGTGCTGGGCGACGCCAACACCCGCGCCCTGGCGCTGGAGACGGGGGAGATCGACCTTGCCTACGGCACCGACCAACTCGATGCCGATACCTTCCGACGCTTCGCCGCTGACCGGCGCTTCCGCACCGCCATCTCGCCGCCGCTGGCCACGCGGCTGTTGGCAGTGAATTCCGGACGCTTTCCGACCGACGATCCCGCCGTGCGCCAGGCCATCGCCAAGGGCGTGGACCGGGCGGCACTGGTGCGCCACGTGCTGCTGGACATGGAACCCGCGGCGGAGACGCTGTTCGCCGGGAACTTTCCCTATACCGGTCTCGGCCTCCGCGCGCCTGCCTTCGATCCCGCCATGGCGGCGAGGGAGCTGGAGGCGGCGGGCTGGACCCTTCCTTCCGGTGGGCATGTCAGGATGAAGGACGGCCGCGCGCTGTCGCTCGACCTGTGCTTCACCGGCTCCGATATATTGCAGAAGACACTGGCGGAGGCGGTCCAGGGCGATCTTGCCCGCCTGGGCATTGCCGTACGGCTGATCGGGGAGGATGAGAGCAGCTTCCTCGGCCGACAGAAGAGCGGCGAGTTCGGGATGATTTTTGGCGACACATGGGGCGCGCCTTATGACCCGCACGCCTTTCTGGCTTCGATGCGGCAGCCGGCCCATGCCGATTACCAGGCACAGAGCGGCCTGCCGATGAAGGCGGAAATCGACCGCCGCATCGGGGCGGTCCTGACCACGACGGACGAGGCGGCGCGCGCTGCCGAATACCGCTGGCTGCTGACCACACTGCATGAGCAGGGAGTCTACTTCCCGATCTCCTTCCTGACCAACAAACTCGTTCAGCGATCTACCTTGGCGCATATGCCCTTTGGCGACACGCGCTACGAGATTCCCTTCGACCAGATCGGCCAGGGGACGTGA
- the nikB gene encoding nickel ABC transporter permease subunit NikB, with amino-acid sequence MTGFLLRRLASLLPLLLLASFVFFVMLRLGRGDPALDYLRLAQIPPTDAALAAARVELGLDQPILTQYAEWLMSALQGDLGTSWFTRRPVTEEIAQYLPATLQLAGTAMALVLAVGVPLGIWAALRRDRWPDHATRLMTFLGVSLPNFWLGFLLVLLFAVTLGWLPAMGRDGPQSIVLPAIATATMSACVMLRLTRASVLGAMGEPHLRFARARGLPWRTLLGRHIVLNAMVPPLTAVGLHLGELIGGSMVVESVFGWPGLGRWALTAIANRDYPALQGFVIVLMLIFVMGNLVVDALYAWLDPRIRLEREA; translated from the coding sequence GTGACCGGCTTCCTCCTGCGCCGGCTCGCCTCCCTGCTGCCGCTGCTGCTGCTCGCCTCCTTCGTCTTCTTCGTGATGCTGCGGCTCGGCCGGGGCGATCCGGCGTTGGACTATCTGCGCCTCGCCCAGATTCCGCCCACGGACGCGGCGCTGGCTGCGGCAAGGGTGGAACTGGGCCTGGACCAGCCGATTCTGACGCAATACGCCGAATGGCTCATGAGCGCCCTGCAAGGTGACCTCGGCACCTCCTGGTTCACGCGGCGTCCGGTGACGGAGGAGATCGCCCAGTACCTGCCGGCCACGCTGCAACTCGCGGGCACGGCGATGGCGCTGGTACTCGCGGTGGGTGTGCCGCTGGGGATCTGGGCGGCGCTGCGGCGCGACCGCTGGCCGGACCACGCGACGCGCCTCATGACATTTCTCGGTGTTTCGCTGCCCAACTTCTGGCTCGGCTTCCTGCTGGTGCTGCTCTTCGCCGTGACGCTGGGCTGGCTGCCAGCGATGGGGCGCGACGGACCGCAGAGCATCGTGCTGCCGGCCATCGCCACCGCCACCATGTCCGCCTGCGTCATGCTTCGCCTGACGCGTGCCTCGGTTCTGGGCGCCATGGGGGAGCCACATCTGCGTTTCGCCCGGGCGCGTGGCCTGCCGTGGCGCACCCTTCTCGGGCGTCATATCGTCCTGAACGCCATGGTGCCGCCGCTGACGGCGGTCGGATTGCATCTGGGAGAGCTGATCGGCGGCTCGATGGTGGTGGAGAGCGTCTTCGGTTGGCCCGGTCTCGGACGCTGGGCGCTGACCGCCATCGCCAACCGTGACTATCCCGCCCTGCAGGGTTTCGTCATCGTGCTGATGCTGATCTTCGTGATGGGCAACCTGGTGGTGGACGCGCTCTATGCCTGGCTCGACCCACGCATCCGGCTGGAGCGTGAAGCGTGA
- the nikC gene encoding nickel ABC transporter permease subunit NikC, with protein sequence MLPPSAAHWLGTDHLGRDLFSRLIWGARASFGSVAAILALVLAVGCTVGTVAGMAGGVVDAVLMRLCDAFMTVPTLVLALFLIGALGTGLTNVVIAIALSHWAWYARLVRGMTMSLRGRDHIAAARLAGLSRAAIVRRHVLPVVAGQLAVLASLDLGHWMLHVAGLSFLGLGLAPPAAEWGIMINDARPFFRVSPMLVLLPGMAILMTVMAFNLLGDGLRDHLDPALRGQGH encoded by the coding sequence TTGCTGCCACCCTCCGCGGCCCATTGGCTGGGGACGGACCACCTGGGCAGGGATCTGTTCTCCCGGCTGATCTGGGGTGCCCGCGCCTCTTTCGGCTCGGTCGCCGCGATCCTGGCGCTGGTGCTGGCGGTCGGCTGTACCGTGGGAACGGTCGCGGGCATGGCCGGCGGCGTGGTGGATGCCGTGCTGATGCGGCTTTGCGATGCCTTCATGACCGTGCCGACACTCGTGCTGGCGCTGTTCCTGATCGGAGCGCTGGGCACCGGGCTGACCAATGTGGTGATTGCCATCGCCCTGTCGCACTGGGCCTGGTACGCGCGCCTGGTCCGCGGGATGACCATGTCGCTGCGTGGCCGGGACCACATCGCCGCCGCCCGGCTGGCCGGGCTGTCACGGGCTGCCATCGTGCGGCGACATGTGCTCCCGGTGGTGGCGGGGCAGCTTGCGGTGCTGGCCAGTCTCGATCTGGGGCACTGGATGCTGCATGTCGCAGGGCTGTCGTTCCTCGGCCTGGGCCTCGCCCCGCCAGCGGCGGAGTGGGGGATCATGATCAATGATGCGAGGCCCTTCTTCCGCGTCTCGCCGATGCTGGTCTTGCTCCCCGGAATGGCAATCCTGATGACAGTGATGGCGTTCAACCTCCTCGGGGATGGGCTGCGCGACCACCTCGACCCGGCTCTGCGGGGACAGGGCCATTGA
- a CDS encoding ATP-binding cassette domain-containing protein, giving the protein MTTRTLSISGLVLEAGPPSRPTQLVKDVSLALERGRVLALVGSSGGGKSLTTLALLNLLPPGVRRVAGTVALGDRILDAAGQDALRGRVMGFVQQAPRGGFNPLVTIGRHFRETLACDGLCGAEAEARISDLLREVGFEHPGRLLPLYPSQISGGMLQRAMLALALCRAPDFLLADEPTTDLDLVVQAQILDLLERLVVRRGIGLLLVTHDLSVVARLADHVAVMVGGRIVEQQPVPALFEAPRHPTSRALLKAHLALYGEALCPVRA; this is encoded by the coding sequence TTGACCACCCGCACGCTCTCGATATCCGGCCTGGTTCTGGAGGCCGGTCCGCCTTCGCGGCCCACACAGCTGGTGAAGGATGTTTCCCTCGCGCTGGAGCGGGGGCGGGTGCTGGCGCTGGTCGGCAGCAGTGGTGGCGGCAAGAGCCTGACCACGCTGGCATTGCTGAACCTGCTGCCACCCGGCGTGCGGCGGGTGGCCGGTACGGTCGCGCTCGGCGACCGGATATTGGATGCCGCGGGACAGGACGCGTTACGGGGGCGCGTCATGGGCTTCGTGCAGCAGGCGCCACGCGGTGGCTTCAACCCGCTGGTCACGATCGGCCGACACTTCCGTGAAACCCTGGCCTGCGATGGGCTGTGTGGCGCCGAGGCGGAGGCCAGAATATCCGATCTGCTGCGTGAGGTCGGCTTTGAGCATCCCGGAAGGCTGTTGCCCCTCTATCCATCACAGATCAGTGGTGGAATGCTCCAGCGGGCGATGCTGGCGCTTGCCCTTTGCCGCGCGCCCGACTTCCTGCTGGCCGACGAACCGACCACGGATCTCGACCTTGTGGTGCAAGCGCAGATCCTCGACCTCCTGGAACGGTTGGTGGTGCGCAGGGGCATAGGGCTGCTGCTGGTGACGCATGATTTGTCCGTGGTCGCGCGGCTCGCCGATCATGTGGCGGTGATGGTGGGTGGCCGCATCGTGGAGCAGCAACCTGTTCCGGCCCTGTTCGAGGCACCACGCCATCCCACCAGCCGGGCCCTGCTGAAGGCGCATCTTGCACTGTATGGCGAGGCCCTATGTCCTGTCCGGGCATGA
- a CDS encoding ATP-binding cassette domain-containing protein: MNLLDVRDVYRTYRQGGFFGNRARHPVLTGASLHVGSGECVALLGPTGSGKSTLGRLVLGLETPDAGTVCFDGLPLHDRRGRIDRATRRAIQAVFQDPQGATSPRFSAFEVVAEPLLTDRMPTGALRDRVVALLEQVGLPAGIMDRPAHSLSGGQLQRLCIARALAPSPRLIVLDEAVNSLDVETQAQVMALLRRLQEHGVAYLFITHDLRLLKGFADRCYVMQGGRSEEVTDPFGDGYLPSALIHLRQAILPARPVERAKAIREVEEEQSG; this comes from the coding sequence ATGAATCTGCTCGACGTGCGGGATGTGTACCGCACCTACCGCCAGGGAGGTTTCTTCGGCAACCGGGCGCGTCACCCGGTTCTGACGGGAGCCTCCTTGCATGTGGGGTCGGGCGAATGCGTCGCGCTGCTTGGGCCCACCGGCTCCGGCAAAAGCACCCTTGGCCGCCTGGTGCTGGGGCTGGAGACGCCCGATGCCGGCACAGTGTGCTTCGACGGCCTGCCGCTGCATGATCGGCGAGGCCGTATCGATAGGGCGACGCGGCGGGCGATCCAAGCCGTTTTCCAGGACCCGCAGGGCGCGACGAGCCCACGCTTCTCGGCCTTCGAGGTCGTTGCTGAACCCCTCCTGACAGACCGCATGCCCACTGGGGCGCTGCGTGATCGCGTGGTAGCCCTCCTGGAGCAGGTGGGACTGCCCGCCGGCATCATGGACCGGCCGGCACACAGTCTCAGCGGCGGGCAGTTGCAGCGCCTGTGTATCGCCCGGGCCCTGGCACCGTCACCGCGGTTGATCGTGCTGGACGAGGCGGTGAACAGCCTCGACGTGGAGACCCAGGCCCAGGTGATGGCGCTGCTTCGCAGGCTGCAGGAGCATGGCGTGGCGTATCTCTTCATCACCCACGATCTGAGGCTGCTGAAGGGCTTCGCCGACCGATGCTACGTGATGCAGGGCGGCCGTTCCGAAGAGGTCACGGATCCGTTCGGCGACGGATATCTGCCCTCTGCCTTGATCCATCTACGCCAGGCGATCCTGCCCGCCCGTCCGGTCGAAAGGGCGAAAGCCATCCGGGAAGTCGAAGAAGAGCAAAGCGGTTGA
- a CDS encoding GntP family permease → MVAPAAALLAALFSGEPLLAHWTSTFMGGTARFVSQWFPLFLLGGIFGKLMDDTGSIKSIARFLTSKLGVRRTMLAVVLASAVVTYGGVSVFVAFFVLVPMTREMFRAANIPARLMPAAIGLGAFTFTMSAMPGTPSTNNAIPMPYFNTTTFAAPGLGIIASIVTFQFGMWWLHRAEARVRAAGETYVDDTAAGVAEIPEKLREQATLDGNFDPAEFHHGQRSDQYPPFIVAIMPLLTVIVVNFLMALIILPRIDFSFLEGAPWGINVSSTIGVWAVLIALAAANVVVIALNFNRLGKIRESLDAGANSAVLPILMIASLVGFGAVVAALPAFTVVRDAALEIPGGPLASLVVSMNALAALTGTASGGMAIALNALGGEYMRMATEYGINPELMHRLTVISAGTLDALPHNGTVLLLLQISKLTHSESYADMVMTVIVGVILSLVVVLILGSIFGSF, encoded by the coding sequence ATGGTCGCGCCCGCAGCGGCGCTTCTGGCCGCGTTATTCTCGGGCGAGCCGTTGCTGGCCCATTGGACATCGACCTTCATGGGAGGAACCGCGCGCTTCGTTTCGCAATGGTTTCCCCTGTTCCTGCTCGGCGGCATCTTCGGGAAGCTGATGGACGATACGGGATCGATCAAATCGATCGCGCGTTTCCTGACCAGCAAGCTCGGGGTTCGCCGGACGATGCTTGCGGTGGTTCTCGCTTCCGCTGTTGTGACCTATGGCGGCGTCAGCGTCTTTGTCGCCTTCTTCGTGCTGGTGCCCATGACGCGGGAGATGTTCAGGGCAGCGAACATTCCCGCGCGGCTGATGCCCGCGGCGATCGGGCTGGGTGCCTTCACCTTCACGATGTCGGCCATGCCGGGAACGCCTTCGACCAACAATGCGATCCCGATGCCGTATTTCAATACGACGACCTTCGCGGCTCCCGGCCTCGGCATCATTGCCTCGATCGTCACCTTCCAGTTCGGCATGTGGTGGCTCCACCGGGCTGAAGCCAGGGTCCGGGCGGCTGGCGAAACCTATGTGGATGATACGGCCGCGGGCGTGGCCGAAATCCCGGAAAAGCTGCGCGAACAGGCAACGCTCGACGGCAATTTCGACCCGGCGGAATTCCATCATGGCCAGCGGAGCGATCAGTATCCGCCCTTCATCGTCGCCATCATGCCCTTGCTGACCGTGATCGTGGTCAACTTCCTGATGGCGCTCATCATCCTGCCCCGGATCGACTTCTCCTTCCTCGAAGGCGCGCCGTGGGGGATCAACGTCAGCTCGACCATTGGCGTCTGGGCGGTCCTGATCGCGCTGGCGGCGGCGAATGTCGTTGTCATCGCGCTCAACTTCAATCGCCTCGGGAAGATCAGGGAAAGCCTGGACGCAGGCGCGAATTCGGCGGTCCTGCCTATCCTGATGATCGCGAGCCTGGTCGGCTTTGGCGCCGTCGTGGCGGCCCTGCCGGCCTTCACCGTCGTGCGGGACGCGGCGCTGGAGATACCGGGAGGGCCATTGGCCTCTCTCGTCGTCTCCATGAACGCGCTGGCCGCGTTGACCGGAACAGCCTCGGGCGGGATGGCCATCGCTCTCAACGCGCTGGGGGGCGAGTACATGCGTATGGCCACGGAATACGGCATCAACCCGGAGCTGATGCACCGCCTGACCGTCATCAGCGCAGGCACACTCGATGCGCTGCCACACAACGGCACGGTCCTGTTGCTGCTGCAGATCAGCAAGCTCACCCATTCGGAGAGCTATGCCGACATGGTCATGACGGTGATTGTCGGCGTCATCCTCTCCCTGGTGGTGGTGCTTATACTCGGATCGATCTTTGGATCCTTCTGA
- a CDS encoding urea transporter, whose amino-acid sequence MTQTEVPFLDRFRDHPALGFVDWNLRGIGQVVFQNNPLSGLIILLALFFNSWIYGTICILGVVVATATARMLGADRGLIRDGLFGFNGALVGLALVAFTSANFRTGAVPSPHLAVYIVFAAAMTAIVFQAIGTLLAPHKVAALTAPFVLTGWLFLFAVLKFAAIEAGPLAKPVSPEQYDAAVAYVLPTWYMGIGNAIGQIFFQDNWISGYLIILGIAVNSRISAGMALIGAAGAALVAAIFGGPEGAIRDGLFGYNAALTAIALGGFFLVLTWQSFLYTLFGIVVTTWLWASVAIFLKPIGMPVLTSTFVLVTWLMLLGQYGFKALIPVLPPDATTPEDNRRRHLSGADRAVG is encoded by the coding sequence GTGACCCAGACAGAAGTCCCCTTCCTGGACCGGTTCCGTGACCATCCGGCCCTTGGCTTCGTCGACTGGAACCTGCGCGGTATCGGCCAGGTCGTGTTCCAGAACAATCCGCTCTCGGGATTGATCATCCTGCTGGCGTTGTTCTTCAACTCATGGATCTACGGTACGATCTGCATCCTCGGCGTCGTCGTGGCGACGGCGACGGCGAGGATGCTCGGAGCCGACAGAGGGCTGATCCGCGACGGGCTGTTCGGCTTCAACGGCGCACTGGTCGGGCTTGCGCTCGTCGCCTTCACCAGTGCCAATTTCCGCACCGGCGCCGTGCCGTCGCCGCATCTCGCAGTCTATATCGTCTTCGCGGCCGCCATGACGGCGATCGTGTTCCAGGCGATCGGCACGCTGCTCGCGCCGCACAAGGTCGCGGCGCTGACGGCGCCCTTCGTGCTGACGGGATGGCTGTTCCTGTTCGCCGTGCTGAAATTCGCGGCGATCGAGGCGGGGCCATTGGCCAAGCCGGTCTCGCCCGAGCAGTACGACGCGGCGGTCGCCTATGTCCTGCCAACCTGGTACATGGGCATCGGCAACGCTATCGGGCAGATCTTCTTCCAGGACAACTGGATCTCGGGCTACCTCATCATTCTCGGTATTGCCGTGAATTCCCGCATCTCGGCCGGTATGGCGCTGATCGGAGCGGCCGGCGCCGCGCTCGTCGCCGCCATCTTCGGCGGGCCGGAAGGCGCGATCCGTGACGGGCTGTTCGGCTACAACGCGGCACTGACCGCGATCGCGCTCGGCGGCTTCTTCCTGGTGCTGACCTGGCAGAGCTTCCTCTACACGTTGTTCGGCATCGTCGTGACAACCTGGCTCTGGGCCTCAGTCGCGATCTTCCTGAAGCCGATCGGCATGCCGGTGCTGACCTCGACCTTCGTGCTGGTCACCTGGCTGATGCTGCTCGGCCAATATGGCTTCAAGGCGCTGATTCCGGTGTTGCCGCCGGATGCCACCACACCGGAGGATAATCGGCGCCGCCATCTTTCGGGCGCCGACAGGGCGGTGGGTTAA
- the ureC gene encoding urease subunit alpha: MVRIPRENYAYLYGPTKGDRIRLADTELIIEIEKDHTVYGEEVTFGGGKVIRDGMGQGQRNAADVADLVITNAIILDHWGIVKADIGIKDGRIAGIGKAGNPDIQPGVTIVIGPGTDVIAGEGMILTAGGIDTHIHFIAPQQAEEALASGTTTLVGGGTGPSVGTLATTVTPGPWYIHRMLEATEDLPINVGLLGKGNASLPEPLREQIRAGVIGLKLHEDWGTTPAAIDNCLAVADEMDVQVALHTDTLNESGFVANTFAAMKGRAIHSFHTEGAGGGHAPDIITAAGQENILPSSTNPTRPYTVNTVDEHLDMLMVCHHLSPQIPEDVAFAESRIRKETIAAEDILHDLGAFSMMSSDSQAMGRIGETTLRCWQTAHKMKVQRGPLPEDSERNDNFRCKRYVAKYTINPAITHGFAHEIGSIEVGKRADLVLWKTAFFGVKPSLVLLGGMIATAPMGDPNASISTPQPVHYRPMYGILGRARGKTGVTFVSQAALDDKIGEKLGLQKQIAAVKGTRGIRKKDMIHNSLTPKIEVDPQNYQVRVDGQLITCEPAKILPMAQRYFLF, from the coding sequence ATGGTACGCATCCCTCGCGAGAACTACGCCTACCTCTACGGTCCCACAAAGGGCGACCGCATTCGCCTCGCCGACACCGAACTCATCATCGAGATCGAGAAGGACCACACCGTCTATGGCGAGGAGGTGACCTTCGGCGGCGGCAAGGTCATTCGCGACGGCATGGGCCAGGGCCAGCGCAACGCGGCCGATGTCGCGGACCTCGTCATCACCAACGCGATCATCCTCGACCACTGGGGCATCGTGAAGGCCGATATCGGCATCAAGGACGGGCGCATCGCCGGCATCGGCAAGGCGGGGAATCCCGACATCCAGCCGGGCGTGACCATCGTCATCGGACCGGGCACCGACGTCATCGCCGGCGAGGGCATGATCCTGACGGCCGGCGGCATCGACACGCATATCCATTTCATCGCCCCACAGCAGGCCGAGGAAGCACTGGCCAGCGGCACCACCACGCTGGTTGGCGGCGGCACCGGGCCATCGGTCGGCACCCTCGCCACCACCGTCACGCCCGGGCCCTGGTACATCCACCGCATGCTGGAGGCGACCGAGGATCTGCCGATCAATGTCGGCCTGCTCGGCAAGGGCAATGCCAGCCTGCCCGAGCCACTGCGCGAGCAGATCCGGGCGGGCGTCATCGGCCTCAAGCTGCATGAGGATTGGGGCACGACCCCGGCGGCGATCGACAACTGCCTCGCCGTCGCCGACGAAATGGATGTGCAGGTCGCGCTGCATACCGACACGCTGAACGAGAGCGGCTTCGTCGCCAACACCTTCGCGGCGATGAAGGGCCGTGCCATCCACTCCTTCCACACGGAAGGCGCCGGTGGCGGCCATGCGCCGGACATCATCACGGCGGCGGGGCAGGAGAACATCCTGCCCTCCTCCACCAACCCGACGCGTCCCTACACGGTCAACACCGTGGACGAGCACCTCGACATGCTGATGGTGTGCCATCACCTCAGCCCGCAGATCCCGGAGGACGTCGCCTTCGCCGAATCGCGCATCCGCAAGGAGACGATCGCGGCGGAGGACATCCTGCACGATCTCGGCGCCTTCTCGATGATGTCGTCGGATTCCCAGGCGATGGGGCGCATCGGCGAGACGACGCTGCGCTGCTGGCAGACCGCGCACAAAATGAAGGTCCAGCGCGGCCCGCTGCCGGAAGACAGCGAACGCAACGACAATTTCCGCTGCAAGCGCTACGTCGCCAAATATACGATCAACCCGGCGATCACCCATGGCTTCGCCCATGAGATCGGCTCCATTGAGGTCGGAAAGCGCGCGGATCTCGTGCTGTGGAAGACGGCCTTCTTCGGGGTCAAGCCGTCGCTGGTGCTGCTGGGCGGCATGATCGCGACCGCGCCGATGGGCGATCCGAATGCCTCGATCTCCACGCCGCAACCGGTGCACTACCGGCCAATGTACGGCATCCTCGGCCGGGCGCGTGGCAAGACCGGCGTGACCTTCGTCTCGCAGGCCGCCCTCGATGACAAGATCGGCGAGAAGCTGGGACTGCAGAAGCAGATTGCCGCGGTCAAAGGCACGCGGGGGATCCGCAAGAAGGACATGATCCACAATTCGCTGACGCCGAAGATCGAAGTGGACCCGCAGAACTATCAGGTGCGCGTCGATGGCCAGTTGATCACCTGCGAACCAGCGAAAATCCTGCCGATGGCGCAGCGTTACTTCCTGTTCTGA
- a CDS encoding urease subunit beta: protein MTPGEKFIEDGEIELNAGRQTLSIDVANAGDRPIQVGSHYHFYETNTALQFDREPTRGFRLNIPAGTAVRFEPGQSRTVELVALAGDRVVYGFNAKVMGKLEA from the coding sequence ATGACTCCAGGTGAAAAGTTCATCGAGGATGGCGAGATCGAGCTCAATGCCGGGCGCCAGACGCTGTCGATCGACGTCGCCAATGCCGGCGACCGTCCGATCCAGGTGGGTTCGCATTATCATTTTTACGAGACCAACACGGCTCTCCAATTCGACCGCGAGCCAACCAGGGGCTTCCGCCTGAACATTCCGGCCGGGACGGCCGTTCGCTTCGAGCCGGGACAATCGCGGACGGTCGAGCTCGTGGCGCTGGCCGGCGACCGCGTCGTGTACGGTTTCAACGCCAAGGTCATGGGAAAGCTGGAGGCTTGA
- the ureA gene encoding urease subunit gamma encodes MELLPREKDKLLLFTAALLAERRKAKGIKLNYPEAVAYISAAILEGAREGRTVAELMSYGATLLTRDDVMEGIPEIIHSVQVEATFPDGTKLVTVHDPIP; translated from the coding sequence ATGGAGCTGCTTCCACGCGAAAAGGACAAGCTTCTGCTCTTCACCGCGGCGCTGCTGGCCGAGCGGCGGAAGGCAAAGGGCATCAAGCTGAACTACCCTGAGGCCGTCGCCTATATCTCCGCCGCCATTCTCGAAGGCGCGCGGGAAGGCCGCACGGTCGCGGAGCTGATGTCCTATGGCGCGACGCTGCTGACGCGGGACGATGTGATGGAAGGCATCCCGGAAATCATCCATAGCGTCCAGGTCGAAGCGACCTTCCCCGACGGGACCAAGCTGGTCACCGTCCATGATCCCATTCCGTGA